The following coding sequences lie in one Lelliottia jeotgali genomic window:
- a CDS encoding Glutathionylspermidine synthase codes for MRKNGKLSSDAPFGTLLGYAPGGVAIYSSNYSSLDPRHYPEDADFRSYVANEYMGHKWQCVEFARRFLFLNYGMVFTDVGMAWEIFSLRFLRAVVNDTILPLQAFANGSQRAPEAGSLLIWQKGGEFHETGHVAVITQLMGDKVRIAEQNVIHSPLPVGQQWTRELRLSVEKGCYTLHDTFTDTTILGWMIQTDDTEHSLPQPEIGGEQLKISGARLPNKRQFDGKWLNENDALQQAYVRANGHVINKDPCQYFTITESAEQELIKATNELHLMYLHATDKVLKDDNLLALFDIPKILWPRLRLSWQWRRHHMITGRMDFCMDERGLKVYEYNADSASCHTEGGLILEEWVKNGYRGTGHNPAEGLLEELTGAWKHSNARPFVHIMQDNDIEEDYHALFIQRSLMQAGFETKILHGLEALSWDTAGQLIDDEGRHVNCVWKTWAWETAIEQVREVSETEYAAVPIRTGHPQKEVRLIDVLLRPEVLVFEPLWTVIPGNKAILPVLWQLFPNHRYLLDTDFEVNELLSKTGYAVKPIAGRCGSNIDLISAEEELLDKSSGKFIDRKNIYQQLWCLPKVDGKYIQVCTFTVGGNYGGTCLRGDDSLVIKKESDIEPLLVEKDK; via the coding sequence AAATGGAAAGTTAAGCAGTGACGCTCCGTTTGGGACGTTGTTAGGTTATGCGCCGGGTGGCGTGGCCATTTACTCTTCGAATTACAGCAGCCTGGACCCGCGGCACTATCCCGAGGACGCGGATTTTCGCAGCTATGTTGCTAACGAATACATGGGCCACAAATGGCAGTGCGTCGAGTTCGCGCGCCGCTTTTTGTTCCTCAACTACGGCATGGTCTTTACCGACGTCGGTATGGCGTGGGAGATTTTCTCCCTGCGCTTCCTGCGCGCCGTGGTAAACGACACCATCCTGCCGCTGCAGGCCTTTGCCAACGGATCACAACGCGCGCCAGAAGCCGGATCATTGCTGATCTGGCAAAAGGGCGGTGAGTTTCATGAGACTGGCCACGTGGCGGTTATCACCCAATTGATGGGCGATAAAGTGCGTATTGCCGAGCAAAACGTGATCCACTCGCCGCTGCCTGTCGGCCAACAGTGGACGCGCGAGCTGCGTCTGTCGGTCGAAAAGGGCTGCTACACCCTGCATGACACCTTCACAGATACCACGATTCTGGGCTGGATGATCCAGACCGACGATACCGAACACAGCCTGCCGCAGCCGGAAATTGGCGGCGAACAGCTGAAAATCAGCGGGGCGCGACTGCCCAACAAACGCCAGTTTGACGGCAAATGGCTCAACGAAAACGATGCGCTTCAGCAGGCTTACGTTCGCGCCAATGGTCATGTGATCAACAAAGATCCCTGCCAGTATTTCACGATCACCGAAAGCGCCGAGCAGGAGCTGATCAAAGCCACCAACGAGCTGCATCTGATGTATCTCCACGCCACCGACAAAGTGCTGAAAGACGACAATTTACTCGCGCTTTTCGACATCCCGAAAATCCTCTGGCCGCGCCTGCGTCTCTCCTGGCAGTGGCGTCGTCACCATATGATCACCGGTCGTATGGATTTTTGTATGGATGAGCGCGGGCTGAAAGTTTACGAATACAACGCTGATTCGGCCTCGTGTCATACGGAAGGGGGCTTAATCCTCGAAGAGTGGGTGAAAAACGGCTATCGCGGAACCGGGCACAACCCGGCGGAAGGGCTGCTCGAAGAACTCACCGGGGCGTGGAAACACAGCAACGCGCGTCCGTTTGTGCATATCATGCAAGACAATGATATCGAAGAGGATTACCACGCGTTATTTATTCAACGTTCCCTGATGCAGGCGGGCTTTGAGACCAAAATTCTGCACGGGCTGGAAGCGTTGAGCTGGGATACGGCGGGGCAACTGATCGACGATGAAGGCCGCCACGTGAACTGCGTGTGGAAAACCTGGGCGTGGGAAACGGCCATCGAGCAGGTGCGTGAAGTTAGCGAAACCGAATACGCCGCCGTGCCGATTCGCACCGGTCATCCGCAGAAAGAGGTGCGTTTAATTGACGTTCTGCTGCGCCCGGAAGTGCTGGTCTTCGAACCGCTGTGGACGGTGATCCCCGGTAACAAAGCGATTCTTCCGGTGCTGTGGCAGCTGTTCCCTAACCATCGTTACCTGCTGGATACGGATTTCGAGGTCAACGAACTGCTGAGCAAAACCGGTTACGCGGTGAAACCTATTGCCGGTCGTTGTGGCAGCAATATCGATCTGATCAGCGCTGAAGAAGAGCTGCTGGATAAATCCAGCGGCAAATTTATCGATCGCAAAAATATCTATCAGCAGCTGTGGTGCTTGCCAAAAGTGGACGGGAAATACATTCAGGTATGTACTTTTACCGTCGGCGGCAACTATGGCGGGACCTGTCTGCGCGGAGATGATTCACTGGTTATCAAGAAAGAGAGCGATATCGAACCGCTGCTCGTCGAGAAGGATAAATAG
- a CDS encoding RNA polymerase, sigma-24 subunit, ECF subfamily yields the protein MSWRNMDNGFAPREEWPELMTKAQAGDRHAYTQLLRAIVPAIRTIARRQVSDSVLVEDVVQDVLLTVHRVRHTYDPGCPFLPWLMAITQARAIDALRHRGRNQRRETDAEEALSAIAVEDSSEHQDIQEQLTQILDKLPVRQRQIVEQIHLQEMTLAQAASRHNLTISAVKSLLHRAITNLRRMGANHDQS from the coding sequence ATGTCATGGCGGAATATGGATAACGGGTTTGCCCCGCGTGAGGAATGGCCTGAGTTGATGACAAAAGCTCAGGCTGGCGATCGTCACGCCTATACGCAGCTTTTGCGGGCGATCGTCCCGGCTATTCGTACGATCGCTCGCCGTCAGGTGTCCGATTCGGTGCTGGTGGAGGATGTCGTCCAGGATGTGCTGTTGACGGTGCATCGGGTGCGTCATACCTACGATCCGGGCTGTCCATTTTTGCCGTGGCTTATGGCGATTACTCAGGCCAGAGCAATTGATGCCCTGCGCCATCGCGGGCGCAACCAGCGCCGGGAAACGGATGCTGAAGAGGCGTTATCCGCCATCGCGGTTGAGGACAGTTCGGAGCATCAGGACATTCAGGAACAACTGACGCAAATCCTCGACAAACTGCCTGTGCGCCAGCGGCAAATTGTGGAACAGATTCACCTGCAGGAAATGACGCTTGCGCAGGCCGCGAGCCGTCATAATTTGACGATTTCGGCGGTGAAATCGCTGCTTCATCGAGCCATCACCAATCTTCGCCGGATGGGAGCGAACCATGACCAATCATGA
- a CDS encoding Cytochrome c-type biogenesis protein DsbD, protein-disulfide reductase, protein MRHQGDAAGARTEGFGFLIGVIFTMMALAAVLLALRAGGTAVGWGFQLQSPLVIAVLALIVLGAALNLLSVFEVGLSLQRAGEISVGRGAFVRSALTGALAIVVATPCSAPFMAGAVGYALVQPPAVSLAIFFALALGFAAPFTLVSLFPAIARRLPRPGAWMDVLKRGLAFPMLGAFAWLVWVLAQQAGTTALAVMLASAVVVSFAAWLYGIAQRRHYLGQSYKVLLAITVAFFVVAIAPLPRAISTGTAQSTNVVAENVAPVKWSPQNVAEMRGHGKAIFVNFTASWCITCQVNDRTSLSTQAVKEAMARTGAVYMVADSTKFNADIDDAMNTFGQGGLPLYVVYPADGSAPKVLPQVLTPSIVVNALNQAADKKA, encoded by the coding sequence ATGCGCCATCAGGGCGATGCTGCTGGCGCACGGACCGAAGGGTTCGGGTTTCTTATCGGGGTGATTTTTACCATGATGGCGCTGGCGGCAGTTTTGCTGGCGCTGCGTGCCGGGGGAACCGCCGTAGGCTGGGGATTCCAGCTTCAGTCGCCGCTGGTGATTGCGGTGCTGGCGCTGATCGTGCTCGGGGCGGCGCTCAATCTGCTCAGCGTGTTTGAAGTCGGACTGTCTTTGCAACGCGCTGGGGAAATTTCCGTCGGGCGCGGGGCGTTTGTCCGTTCGGCGTTAACAGGGGCGTTGGCTATTGTGGTCGCTACGCCGTGCTCTGCGCCGTTTATGGCGGGCGCAGTGGGCTATGCGTTGGTCCAGCCCCCTGCCGTTTCACTGGCAATATTCTTCGCGCTGGCACTCGGTTTTGCCGCACCCTTTACCCTCGTCTCGTTGTTCCCGGCGATTGCCCGTCGACTGCCGCGCCCCGGTGCGTGGATGGATGTCCTCAAACGTGGGCTGGCTTTCCCGATGCTGGGCGCGTTTGCCTGGCTGGTGTGGGTGCTGGCGCAGCAGGCCGGAACAACGGCGCTGGCGGTGATGCTGGCGAGTGCGGTGGTGGTGAGTTTTGCCGCCTGGCTGTACGGTATCGCCCAGCGCAGACACTATCTCGGTCAGTCGTACAAAGTGCTGTTGGCAATCACGGTGGCGTTTTTTGTCGTGGCTATCGCGCCGTTACCGCGGGCAATTTCCACCGGAACGGCGCAGTCCACTAACGTCGTCGCTGAAAACGTCGCACCGGTAAAATGGTCGCCGCAGAACGTGGCAGAAATGCGCGGTCATGGCAAAGCCATCTTTGTGAACTTCACTGCGTCCTGGTGCATCACCTGTCAGGTGAACGATCGCACATCGCTGTCGACGCAGGCGGTGAAAGAGGCGATGGCGCGCACCGGTGCGGTGTATATGGTGGCCGATTCCACCAAATTTAACGCCGACATTGATGATGCGATGAATACGTTCGGGCAGGGCGGATTGCCGCTGTATGTGGTCTATCCGGCGGACGGGAGCGCGCCGAAGGTGCTTCCGCAGGTGCTGACACCGTCGATTGTGGTGAATGCCCTGAATCAGGCCGCCGATAAAAAAGCATGA
- a CDS encoding Alkyl hydroperoxide reductase subunit C-like protein — protein sequence MKSLKLASAAAVLTLSLFSMNTQAALEAGAKAPDFTLQGALGGKPLTFTLQQALQKGPVVLYFFPAAFTKGCTLEAHAFAEATDDFKKLGATVVGVTAGNVDQVDEFSKLECRDKFAVAADPGAKVATEYETLMKVNGKTLSDRTSFVIAPDGKILLSYTDRNPDAHIQKTMDAVKLYAKSHS from the coding sequence ATGAAAAGTTTGAAACTCGCTTCTGCCGCAGCCGTACTGACGCTTTCTCTGTTTTCCATGAACACCCAGGCCGCACTCGAAGCCGGAGCCAAAGCGCCCGATTTTACCCTTCAGGGCGCGTTGGGCGGGAAGCCGCTGACCTTTACCCTCCAGCAGGCGCTGCAAAAAGGGCCGGTAGTACTCTATTTCTTCCCGGCGGCGTTTACTAAAGGCTGCACCCTGGAAGCTCACGCATTTGCCGAAGCGACGGATGATTTCAAAAAACTGGGCGCGACGGTGGTGGGGGTGACCGCCGGGAATGTCGATCAGGTGGATGAATTCTCGAAACTCGAGTGTCGCGATAAGTTTGCCGTAGCGGCCGATCCGGGGGCAAAAGTGGCGACCGAATATGAAACCCTGATGAAGGTGAACGGTAAAACGCTCTCGGATCGTACCTCGTTCGTTATCGCCCCGGACGGCAAAATCCTGTTGAGCTATACGGATCGTAACCCGGACGCACACATCCAGAAAACGATGGATGCCGTAAAGCTTTATGCGAAATCGCATTCGTAA